The Beijerinckiaceae bacterium RH AL1 genome has a segment encoding these proteins:
- the ribD gene encoding Diaminohydroxyphosphoribosylaminopyrimidine deaminase / 5-amino-6-(5-phosphoribosylamino)uracil reductase (ID:RHAL1_01796;~source:Prodigal:2.6), producing MAAALAIGRRGMGRVAPNPAVGALVVKDGIVVGRGVTAPGGRPHAETIALAQAGDLARGATIYVTLEPCSHHGVTGPCCEAVVAAGVTRLVYAIGDANPLVAGRGAAYCREHGLEVVAGVGAKAAARDHRGHLLRMTRQRPMVTLKLAETADGYVAGGRHDPRLAITGVAVNGIVHVWRAMHDAIMVGIGTALADDPLMTVRLPGVAAKPLRVVLDARAQLPTNSRLVQTAQDAPVLVLVGADAPADALSAARGVEVATVATTPDGRLDLAAALNLLAARGITRVFSEGGPAIAEQLIAGGLADDVAIFTAQKPLGHDGVPTLAAAARATLTAPAHYRLVEDREVGPDRLRLHERIA from the coding sequence ATGGCCGCGGCGCTGGCGATCGGACGGCGCGGCATGGGCCGTGTCGCCCCCAACCCCGCCGTCGGCGCCCTCGTCGTGAAGGACGGCATCGTCGTCGGTCGCGGCGTCACGGCGCCGGGCGGGCGGCCGCATGCCGAGACGATCGCCCTGGCGCAGGCCGGCGATCTGGCCCGCGGCGCGACGATCTACGTCACGCTCGAGCCCTGCAGCCACCACGGTGTCACCGGACCCTGTTGCGAAGCTGTCGTTGCGGCAGGCGTCACGCGCCTCGTCTACGCCATCGGCGACGCCAACCCGCTCGTCGCGGGCCGCGGCGCCGCCTACTGCCGCGAGCACGGCCTCGAGGTCGTGGCCGGCGTCGGGGCCAAGGCGGCCGCGCGCGACCATCGCGGCCACCTGCTGCGGATGACCCGGCAGCGCCCGATGGTGACGCTGAAGCTCGCCGAGACCGCCGATGGCTATGTCGCCGGCGGCCGGCACGACCCGCGACTCGCCATCACCGGCGTCGCCGTCAACGGGATCGTGCACGTGTGGCGCGCCATGCACGACGCCATCATGGTCGGCATCGGCACGGCGCTCGCCGACGACCCGCTGATGACGGTGCGTCTGCCCGGCGTGGCCGCGAAGCCGCTGCGCGTCGTGCTCGACGCAAGAGCGCAATTGCCGACGAACTCTCGGCTCGTCCAGACCGCGCAGGACGCGCCTGTCCTCGTCCTCGTCGGCGCGGACGCGCCGGCCGACGCGCTCAGCGCCGCACGCGGCGTCGAGGTCGCCACCGTCGCGACGACACCCGACGGACGGCTCGACCTCGCGGCAGCGCTCAATCTGCTGGCGGCACGGGGCATCACCCGCGTCTTCTCGGAGGGCGGCCCTGCGATCGCGGAACAGCTCATCGCCGGCGGCCTCGCCGACGACGTCGCCATCTTCACGGCGCAGAAACCGCTCGGTCACGACGGCGTCCCGACATTAGCCGCCGCGGCGCGTGCAACGCTCACCGCGCCCGCGCACTATCGTCTCGTCGAGGATCGCGAGGTCGGGCCGGACCGGCTTCGCCTGCACGAGAGGATCGCCTGA
- the ribE_2 gene encoding Riboflavin synthase (ID:RHAL1_01797;~source:Prodigal:2.6), with translation MFTGLVSDIGTVRAIEERGELRRLRIACTYPTETIAIGASIATGGPCLTAVATGAEATGGWFDVDVGAETLARTTAGTWGVGTRLNLERSLKIGDELGGHIVTGHIDGVAEIVAVTPFDGMSRFEIRAPAQLSRFIAEKGSVALDGTSLTVNSVEGDLFSVLLIPHTLAVTTWGERRAGDSLNLEVDLMARYAARLIEAR, from the coding sequence ATGTTCACGGGACTGGTCAGTGACATCGGCACCGTCCGCGCGATCGAGGAGCGCGGCGAGCTGCGCCGCCTGCGGATCGCCTGCACCTATCCGACCGAGACCATCGCCATCGGCGCGTCGATCGCCACCGGCGGCCCGTGCCTGACGGCCGTGGCGACCGGCGCCGAGGCCACCGGCGGCTGGTTCGACGTCGACGTCGGCGCCGAGACCCTGGCGCGTACCACGGCCGGCACCTGGGGCGTCGGCACGCGGCTCAACCTCGAGCGCTCGCTGAAGATCGGCGACGAGCTCGGCGGCCACATCGTCACCGGACACATCGACGGCGTCGCGGAGATCGTCGCCGTCACGCCGTTCGACGGCATGAGCCGGTTCGAGATCCGCGCGCCCGCGCAGCTCTCGCGCTTCATCGCGGAGAAGGGATCCGTCGCGCTCGACGGCACGTCGCTGACGGTCAACTCGGTCGAGGGCGACCTCTTCTCGGTGCTGCTGATCCCGCACACGCTGGCCGTCACGACCTGGGGCGAGCGCAGGGCGGGCGACTCGCTCAACCTCGAGGTCGACCTGATGGCGCGCTACGCCGCGCGGCTCATCGAGGCGCGCTAG
- a CDS encoding 6-carboxy-5,6,7,8-tetrahydropterin synthase (source:Prodigal:2.6;~ID:RHAL1_01798), whose product MFEISKQFRFEAAHTLDRSIETDASRRIHGHSYRAEVTLRGEPDAQTGMIMDLGLLSRALEEARDGLDHRFLDDVEDLGPATMENLARWIWGKVAPSCRGLAMVSVYRDSSGDTCRYFGPRV is encoded by the coding sequence ATGTTCGAGATTTCCAAGCAGTTCCGGTTCGAGGCGGCGCACACGCTCGACCGATCGATCGAGACCGACGCCAGCCGGCGCATCCACGGCCACTCCTATCGCGCCGAGGTGACACTGCGCGGCGAGCCCGACGCCCAGACCGGCATGATCATGGATCTCGGCCTGCTCTCCCGCGCGCTCGAGGAGGCCCGCGACGGGCTCGACCATCGCTTTCTCGACGACGTCGAGGATCTCGGGCCGGCGACGATGGAGAACCTGGCGCGCTGGATCTGGGGCAAGGTCGCGCCGTCCTGCCGGGGGCTTGCGATGGTGTCCGTCTATCGCGATTCGAGCGGCGACACCTGCCGCTACTTCGGCCCGCGCGTCTGA
- the queE gene encoding 7-carboxy-7-deazaguanine synthase (ID:RHAL1_01799;~source:Prodigal:2.6): protein MAYSVKELFYTLQGEGGQAGRAAVFCRFAGCNLWSGREEDRASAVCDFCDTDFVGIDGEGGGRFDDAEALADAIAAAWQGGESRRYVVFTGGEPLLQLDDALLDAVHERGFTCAVETNGTKPAPTGVDWICVSPKAGAPLVQRRGHELKLVYPQAALRPEAVADLAFDHFWLQPMDGPRKAENTQAAVAYCLQHPRWRLSLQTHKVIGIP from the coding sequence TTGGCCTACTCGGTCAAGGAGCTGTTCTATACGTTGCAGGGCGAAGGCGGCCAAGCCGGCCGCGCCGCCGTCTTCTGTCGCTTTGCCGGCTGCAACCTTTGGAGCGGGCGCGAGGAGGACCGGGCGAGCGCGGTGTGCGACTTCTGCGACACCGACTTCGTCGGCATCGACGGCGAAGGCGGCGGCCGCTTCGACGATGCGGAAGCGCTTGCCGACGCGATCGCGGCGGCGTGGCAGGGCGGCGAGTCGCGCCGCTACGTCGTCTTCACCGGCGGCGAGCCGCTGCTGCAGCTCGACGACGCGCTGCTTGATGCGGTGCACGAGCGCGGCTTCACCTGCGCCGTCGAGACCAACGGCACGAAGCCGGCGCCGACCGGCGTCGACTGGATCTGCGTCAGCCCCAAGGCCGGCGCACCTCTCGTCCAGCGCCGCGGCCACGAGCTGAAGCTCGTCTATCCGCAGGCGGCGCTGCGGCCGGAAGCGGTCGCCGACCTCGCCTTCGACCACTTCTGGCTGCAGCCCATGGATGGGCCGCGCAAGGCGGAGAACACCCAGGCCGCCGTCGCCTACTGTCTGCAACACCCGCGCTGGCGGCTCAGCCTCCAGACGCACAAGGTCATCGGCATCCCCTAG
- a CDS encoding hypothetical protein (ID:RHAL1_01800;~conserved protein of unknown function;~source:Prodigal:2.6) has product MMVSTTNDIAGYRVTRHLGLVRGITVRSRSVVGNFVGGVHSFFGGKLGVYVSLAETARQEAFDHLCEHAAQGGANAVIGFRYDANEIMDGITEVLAYGTAVWVEPAP; this is encoded by the coding sequence ATGATGGTGTCGACGACCAACGATATCGCGGGCTACCGCGTCACCCGCCATCTCGGCCTCGTGCGCGGCATCACGGTGCGCTCGCGCAGCGTGGTCGGGAACTTCGTCGGCGGCGTGCATTCGTTCTTCGGCGGCAAGCTCGGCGTCTACGTCAGCCTTGCCGAGACCGCGCGGCAGGAGGCCTTCGACCATCTCTGCGAGCATGCCGCGCAAGGCGGCGCCAACGCGGTCATCGGCTTCCGCTACGATGCCAACGAGATCATGGACGGCATCACCGAGGTGCTCGCCTACGGCACGGCGGTCTGGGTCGAGCCCGCTCCGTAA
- a CDS encoding hypothetical protein (ID:RHAL1_01802;~conserved protein of unknown function;~source:Prodigal:2.6), whose amino-acid sequence MSALTILLVRHAEKPGEEFPGPGLTPDGKKNDKSLVIRGWQRAGAWAALFALSPADYPRPNVVYAAKPEEDGDSKSARPFETSLPTADRLHLDVVTTFGIGDETKLVKEIVGLTGVVLVFWEHKAICAEIVPALLDGQEIPGVPTKWDGDRFDVALRFDRALPKAPWSFRQLSPRLLSGDSDAPFKKRMA is encoded by the coding sequence ATGTCCGCGCTCACGATCCTGCTCGTCCGCCACGCCGAGAAGCCCGGCGAAGAGTTTCCCGGCCCCGGCCTGACCCCTGACGGCAAGAAGAACGACAAGTCGCTGGTGATCCGCGGATGGCAGCGGGCCGGCGCCTGGGCGGCGCTCTTCGCCCTCTCGCCTGCCGACTATCCGCGCCCCAACGTCGTCTATGCTGCCAAGCCCGAGGAGGACGGCGACTCGAAGAGCGCGCGGCCTTTCGAGACCTCGCTGCCGACGGCGGACCGCCTACATCTCGACGTCGTGACGACGTTCGGCATCGGCGACGAGACGAAGCTCGTGAAGGAGATCGTTGGCCTGACGGGCGTCGTTCTCGTGTTCTGGGAGCACAAGGCGATCTGCGCCGAGATCGTGCCCGCGCTCCTTGACGGGCAGGAGATCCCCGGCGTGCCGACGAAATGGGACGGCGACCGATTCGACGTCGCGCTGCGGTTCGACCGCGCGCTGCCCAAGGCGCCGTGGTCGTTCCGCCAGCTTTCTCCGCGCCTGCTGTCGGGCGATTCGGACGCGCCGTTCAAGAAGCGCATGGCGTGA
- a CDS encoding NUDIX hydrolase (ID:RHAL1_01803;~source:Prodigal:2.6) encodes MKRTQYPLRTPWFSVRADDCVTGSNVEIASYYTLEFPDFVHVLATSGDDVVLVRQYRHAYKGLSLELPGGIMDAGESDPVAAAARELEEETGYGQGLWKHVMALSVDPARQANKLHFVRAEDVVTGAARPEATEDIETVLVSRDEALRLARTGGIVNAGHAAFVLIGLGA; translated from the coding sequence GTGAAGCGGACGCAGTACCCGCTGCGCACGCCGTGGTTTTCGGTCCGCGCCGATGATTGCGTGACGGGATCGAACGTCGAGATCGCGTCCTACTACACCCTCGAGTTTCCCGACTTCGTCCACGTCCTCGCGACGTCGGGCGACGACGTCGTCCTGGTCCGTCAGTACCGCCATGCCTACAAGGGCCTGTCGTTGGAGCTGCCCGGCGGCATCATGGATGCGGGCGAAAGCGACCCCGTCGCCGCCGCCGCACGCGAGCTGGAGGAAGAGACGGGCTACGGGCAGGGCCTCTGGAAGCACGTCATGGCGCTCAGCGTCGATCCCGCGCGCCAGGCCAACAAGTTGCACTTCGTCCGGGCCGAGGACGTCGTCACCGGCGCGGCGCGGCCGGAGGCGACGGAAGACATCGAGACGGTCCTCGTGTCGCGCGACGAGGCGCTCCGCCTCGCGCGGACCGGCGGGATCGTCAATGCCGGCCATGCCGCCTTCGTGCTGATCGGCCTCGGCGCCTGA
- a CDS encoding Short-chain dehydrogenase (ID:RHAL1_01804;~source:Prodigal:2.6), with amino-acid sequence MARIFISGSSTGLGLMAGQLLASEGHRVVLHARDARRAEDARKALPGAEAVVVGDLQTMAGAVDVAAEVNALGAFDAVIHNAAVGYREGHRLTADGLPHVFAVNTLSAYILTAQIERPKRLVYLSSGMHQHASANLDDLLWTKRRWAGSTAYGESKLHDTMLAFAVARLWPEVRSNAVEPGWVATRMGGAGAPDDLDQAHRTQAWLAAGTDPAADVTGGYFFHMKPRTPNPQARDAGLQDELLARCAEISGVAFPRA; translated from the coding sequence ATGGCGCGGATTTTCATCTCGGGCTCCTCGACAGGCCTCGGTCTCATGGCAGGCCAGCTGCTCGCGAGCGAAGGCCACCGCGTGGTGCTGCACGCGCGCGACGCCCGGCGCGCCGAGGACGCGCGAAAGGCGTTGCCCGGGGCCGAGGCGGTGGTGGTCGGCGATCTCCAGACGATGGCCGGTGCGGTCGACGTGGCGGCTGAAGTCAATGCGCTCGGCGCGTTCGACGCGGTCATCCACAATGCCGCCGTCGGCTACCGCGAGGGCCATCGCCTCACGGCGGACGGCCTGCCGCATGTCTTCGCCGTCAACACGCTGTCGGCCTACATCCTCACCGCGCAGATCGAGCGGCCGAAGCGGCTCGTCTATCTCAGCTCCGGCATGCATCAGCACGCGAGCGCGAACCTCGACGATCTGCTCTGGACGAAGCGGCGCTGGGCGGGGTCGACGGCCTACGGCGAGAGCAAGCTGCACGACACGATGCTGGCGTTCGCCGTCGCACGGCTGTGGCCCGAGGTGCGATCGAATGCCGTCGAGCCCGGCTGGGTCGCGACGCGGATGGGCGGCGCCGGCGCGCCGGACGACCTCGACCAGGCGCATCGCACGCAGGCCTGGCTGGCGGCCGGCACCGACCCCGCCGCCGACGTCACCGGCGGCTATTTCTTCCACATGAAGCCGCGGACGCCGAACCCTCAGGCGCGCGATGCCGGCCTGCAAGACGAGTTGCTGGCGCGCTGCGCGGAGATCTCCGGCGTCGCGTTTCCGCGCGCTTGA